In Panacibacter ginsenosidivorans, the following proteins share a genomic window:
- a CDS encoding alanine dehydrogenase, which translates to MATSKPIVSTSFSYETLEETLDIKSKRASLHIGIPKETAFQENRVALIPDAVGVLVDNGHEVIVETTAGEGSKYSDKDFSEAGARIAYDKAEVYKAPILIKSAPVIEQDLPHLQMNQTIISPIHLSILQKNIIEQMMAKRITALGFENLKDDSGTYPIVRSMSEIAGSAVMLIAGQYLGSPNSGKGVLLGGISGIPPTKVIIIGAGVVGEFATRTALAMGASVKVFDNNVYRLKRLQNNLGVRVWTSVMEPRILAKQLKTCEVAVGALSNENGRSPIVVTEEMVMAMRPGSIIIDVSIDRGGCFETSEITTHQHPTFEKHGVIHYCVPNIPSGFARTASHAISNVLMPLLLDASDEGGLDEMVWHNFNLRHGVYMYKGHLTNFYISQRFDLKFTDLNLLIASRR; encoded by the coding sequence ATGGCTACATCAAAACCTATTGTAAGTACCTCTTTCAGTTACGAAACATTAGAAGAAACACTGGATATAAAATCAAAACGTGCAAGTCTGCATATTGGTATTCCCAAAGAAACGGCTTTCCAGGAAAACCGTGTAGCGCTTATACCCGATGCCGTGGGCGTTTTGGTTGACAATGGTCATGAAGTGATTGTTGAAACAACTGCAGGTGAAGGCAGCAAATACAGTGATAAAGATTTCAGTGAAGCGGGTGCACGTATTGCTTATGATAAAGCAGAAGTTTATAAAGCACCCATATTAATTAAAAGTGCACCGGTAATAGAGCAGGATCTTCCGCACCTGCAAATGAACCAAACCATTATTTCGCCAATACATCTTTCTATACTACAAAAAAACATCATTGAGCAAATGATGGCAAAACGTATTACTGCACTTGGCTTTGAAAATTTAAAAGACGACAGTGGCACCTATCCTATCGTTAGAAGTATGAGTGAAATTGCCGGAAGCGCTGTGATGCTTATTGCAGGGCAGTATCTTGGCAGCCCTAATAGTGGCAAAGGCGTATTACTTGGTGGTATCAGTGGCATACCACCAACAAAAGTTATTATTATCGGCGCCGGCGTGGTGGGCGAGTTTGCAACAAGAACTGCATTAGCAATGGGTGCCTCAGTGAAAGTATTTGACAATAATGTTTACCGTTTAAAACGGTTACAGAATAATCTTGGTGTACGTGTATGGACCAGCGTAATGGAGCCCCGCATTCTTGCAAAGCAACTTAAGACCTGCGAAGTTGCAGTAGGTGCATTAAGCAATGAAAATGGCCGCAGCCCGATCGTTGTAACAGAAGAAATGGTAATGGCTATGCGCCCCGGTAGTATTATTATTGATGTAAGTATAGATCGTGGCGGATGTTTTGAAACAAGTGAGATAACCACACATCAACATCCTACATTTGAAAAGCATGGTGTTATTCATTATTGCGTCCCTAATATTCCCAGTGGTTTTGCAAGGACTGCCAGTCATGCTATCAGCAATGTTTTAATGCCGCTTTTGCTAGATGCCAGTGACGAAGGAGGTCTTGACGAAATGGTCTGGCACAATTTTAATTTACGTCATGGTGTGTATATGTATAAAGGCCACCTTACCAATTTTTATATCAGCCAGCGTTTTGATCTTAAATTTACAGACCTCAACCTGCTTATTGCCAGCAGAAGATAA
- a CDS encoding multicopper oxidase domain-containing protein codes for MKTLSVSWFAYVFAFAFLQFSNTNNNEAAVKKVLAYKQQNTISCGANKTSLTSNGYTFTYLPFTGWNYNVTAPESGFNTLFIPDTLSGTNFTLRIHDSTKQYLSGLATATSAYNNNDILGPTLIFNKGTTVQMHVRNELQDSTTVHWHGIHLPAIMDGGPHQVIAPGALWEPKWVVKNNAATYWYHPHLHQKTSQQLIQGLGGMIIVRDDKESTLNLPRTYGVDDIPLILNDKRFEAVSNQFVMSRYGDTMMCNGTLNAQFNIPAQVVRFRLLNAAPDRAYNIGFSDNRSFSVIGGDAGLLNSPVALTRYIMSPGERIEILLDFSGQINQAVTLRAFNSELPSDISGSDPDNAKTADFVRNALGARDFDILKLNIAGATANAVTAMPATLITNETIDSTQATVTRTIKITQAGLACPDPTTKCAWFNKQFFDMNRIDYKVKQDATEIWEITNNALTSHPFHIHDVSFKILSKSNGPVEAYEKGWKDVILIRKGTTVRFIAKFSDYADSSHPYMYHCHVSFHEDEGMMGQFVVMPPAPALPTITVINKSTTEGNTGVAPMNFTVTLSAPSTQTITVNYLTKDVTALAPGDYVAASGVLTFAPGETIKAIPVTINGDTSPESNETFKLLLKKPANATLAVTAAKGTIINDDAAFASAISNSLLIDKTGIQTYPNPVVNGILSIKIPLIFKDQLQLIIADVTGTVVKTQKINSGTANIQVEVNNLISGMYFFTLQSNKNVVYKQQVEILQSN; via the coding sequence ATGAAAACACTTTCTGTTTCCTGGTTTGCTTACGTTTTCGCTTTTGCATTTCTTCAATTTTCCAATACGAATAATAATGAAGCGGCCGTTAAAAAGGTATTGGCTTATAAACAGCAGAATACTATTTCATGCGGTGCAAACAAAACATCGTTAACCAGCAATGGTTATACTTTTACTTATCTCCCGTTTACAGGATGGAATTATAATGTAACTGCGCCGGAAAGCGGGTTCAATACCTTATTTATTCCTGATACCTTGAGTGGTACAAATTTTACATTACGTATACACGATTCAACAAAGCAATATCTCAGCGGGCTTGCAACTGCAACATCGGCATACAACAATAATGATATTTTAGGGCCCACACTTATTTTCAATAAAGGCACTACGGTGCAAATGCATGTAAGGAATGAGCTGCAGGACAGCACTACGGTACATTGGCATGGTATTCATTTGCCTGCTATAATGGATGGTGGTCCGCACCAGGTTATTGCACCGGGTGCATTGTGGGAACCAAAATGGGTTGTAAAAAATAATGCAGCAACTTACTGGTATCATCCGCACCTGCACCAAAAAACATCACAGCAGCTAATACAAGGGCTTGGAGGAATGATCATCGTAAGAGATGATAAAGAAAGCACATTAAATCTTCCCCGCACTTATGGAGTGGATGATATACCGCTTATTTTAAATGACAAAAGGTTTGAGGCAGTAAGCAATCAATTTGTAATGTCCCGCTACGGCGATACGATGATGTGCAACGGCACATTGAATGCTCAATTTAATATTCCTGCACAGGTGGTGCGTTTCAGGTTACTGAATGCAGCGCCAGACAGGGCTTATAATATAGGTTTTAGCGACAATCGAAGTTTTTCTGTAATAGGAGGTGATGCAGGCTTACTGAATAGCCCGGTTGCATTAACACGGTATATCATGTCTCCCGGCGAGCGCATAGAAATATTATTAGATTTTTCGGGGCAAATAAATCAGGCGGTAACACTGCGGGCTTTTAATTCCGAACTGCCATCGGACATTTCGGGTTCTGATCCTGATAATGCTAAAACTGCTGACTTTGTGCGCAACGCACTTGGTGCAAGAGATTTTGATATACTTAAACTGAATATTGCCGGTGCTACAGCTAATGCGGTTACAGCTATGCCTGCTACACTTATTACTAATGAAACCATAGATTCAACCCAGGCAACTGTTACAAGAACAATTAAAATAACACAGGCTGGCTTGGCATGTCCTGATCCTACAACAAAATGTGCGTGGTTCAACAAACAGTTCTTTGATATGAACCGCATTGACTACAAAGTAAAACAGGATGCTACAGAGATATGGGAGATCACAAACAATGCACTTACTTCTCATCCTTTTCATATACATGATGTATCTTTTAAAATACTCAGCAAATCAAATGGCCCTGTTGAGGCTTATGAAAAAGGCTGGAAAGATGTAATACTTATCAGAAAAGGAACCACTGTAAGATTTATTGCAAAATTCTCCGACTATGCAGATTCATCACATCCATACATGTACCACTGCCATGTAAGCTTTCATGAAGATGAAGGAATGATGGGACAGTTTGTGGTAATGCCACCAGCTCCTGCGCTTCCAACGATAACCGTCATTAATAAAAGTACAACAGAAGGTAATACAGGCGTTGCACCAATGAATTTTACAGTAACATTAAGTGCACCATCAACACAAACCATTACGGTAAATTATCTTACGAAAGATGTTACTGCACTTGCCCCCGGCGATTATGTAGCCGCAAGTGGTGTTCTTACATTTGCACCCGGAGAAACAATAAAAGCAATTCCTGTTACAATTAACGGAGATACTTCTCCTGAAAGCAATGAAACTTTTAAACTCTTACTTAAAAAACCAGCTAATGCAACACTTGCTGTTACTGCTGCAAAAGGAACTATCATAAACGATGATGCTGCGTTTGCATCTGCTATCAGCAACAGTTTACTGATTGATAAAACAGGAATACAAACCTATCCTAATCCTGTAGTGAATGGCATACTTAGTATAAAAATTCCATTGATATTTAAAGATCAGTTACAGCTTATTATTGCGGATGTAACCGGCACTGTTGTAAAAACGCAAAAGATCAATTCGGGCACAGCGAATATTCAGGTGGAAGTAAATAATTTAATAAGCGGTATGTATTTTTTTACACTGCAAAGCAATAAAAATGTTGTGTACAAACAACAGGTAGAAATATTACAAAGTAATTAA
- a CDS encoding alpha/beta hydrolase: MRFLKWLAIIIIGIFIIYLLGPSPVTPVYTITMPSVPATPNELETYIKNNEAQHTLKKDNEARIVWANDSLKQKTEYAIVYLHGFSASQEEGEPIHRTIAKEFGCNLYLSRLAEHGIDTTEPMINLTAGEYWESAKQALAIGKQLGNKIILMGCSTGGTNALQLAAAYPNDIAALVLMSPNIAINNDKAYLLNNHWGFQLAKMIIGSDHITSSDQRDIFKEYWYSYYPLQATVQLQELLETTMTKETFEKVKQPTLLLYYYKDSIHQDSVVSVPAMLKMFDELGSATKIKQALPNTGDHVLGSYIKSKDLRSVQIAIDNFMQQTLGLKKQEDIVIDNSIQLRQ; the protein is encoded by the coding sequence ATGCGTTTTTTAAAATGGTTAGCCATAATCATCATTGGAATTTTTATTATTTATTTATTAGGGCCCAGCCCGGTAACACCGGTCTATACTATAACAATGCCTTCAGTACCTGCGACCCCAAATGAATTAGAGACTTACATAAAAAATAATGAAGCGCAGCATACACTAAAAAAAGATAATGAAGCAAGAATTGTTTGGGCAAATGATTCGCTAAAGCAAAAAACTGAATATGCCATTGTATACCTGCATGGTTTCTCTGCTTCGCAGGAAGAAGGAGAACCCATTCACAGAACAATTGCAAAAGAATTCGGTTGTAACCTTTATCTGTCGAGACTTGCAGAACACGGTATAGATACAACAGAGCCAATGATAAATCTTACTGCCGGTGAATATTGGGAGTCTGCAAAGCAGGCACTGGCAATTGGTAAGCAACTTGGCAATAAAATTATTTTAATGGGTTGCTCAACAGGTGGCACCAATGCACTACAACTTGCAGCAGCCTATCCAAATGATATTGCAGCTCTTGTTTTAATGAGCCCTAATATTGCTATCAATAATGATAAAGCTTATCTACTCAATAATCATTGGGGCTTTCAACTTGCAAAAATGATTATCGGTTCAGATCATATCACATCATCAGATCAACGAGATATATTCAAAGAATATTGGTATTCATATTATCCATTACAGGCAACAGTGCAATTACAGGAATTGCTTGAGACAACTATGACAAAAGAAACTTTTGAAAAAGTAAAGCAACCAACTTTGCTGTTATACTATTATAAAGATTCTATTCACCAGGATAGCGTTGTAAGCGTGCCTGCCATGCTTAAAATGTTTGATGAGCTTGGTTCTGCAACAAAAATAAAGCAGGCATTACCAAACACCGGAGATCATGTATTGGGCAGTTACATCAAATCAAAAGATTTACGCAGCGTGCAAATTGCCATTGATAATTTTATGCAGCAAACACTGGGCTTAAAAAAGCAGGAAGACATTGTAATTGATAACAGTATACAATTAAGACAATAA
- a CDS encoding cupredoxin domain-containing protein, with product MKKFTLFTAFIICSFSVINATIITVKVSDFQFKPATVNAKVGDTIRWLWKNGIHTTTSVTIPAGATAWNRPVDSAHRNFRYRLKVAGKYTYQCTFHFTVMKGTLNITSALDAGLNDFVVSGDDLKALLSWKTNTSKDVAYFSVQRSTDGDNFREIQRIMPSPGNLYSIADNTATAKYTYYQLQMVDTKGNIEYTDIQMHTRNIALDKIVTSLSPNPITRPGHLMIQFNSDIEGSMRVQLFGPDGRLIKEQNMSASKGINNGHFHMGDLSPGSYYILCTLGTRTEKHTVIMK from the coding sequence ATGAAAAAATTTACCCTTTTTACTGCATTTATAATATGCAGTTTTTCTGTTATCAACGCAACCATTATCACGGTAAAGGTTTCAGATTTTCAGTTTAAACCAGCTACTGTAAATGCCAAAGTAGGAGATACCATACGCTGGCTTTGGAAAAATGGTATTCATACAACCACATCTGTTACGATACCTGCAGGTGCCACAGCATGGAACAGACCTGTAGATTCTGCGCACAGAAATTTCCGGTACCGTTTAAAGGTAGCGGGTAAATATACTTACCAATGTACATTTCATTTTACCGTAATGAAAGGAACCCTCAATATTACTTCAGCATTGGATGCAGGACTAAATGATTTCGTTGTTAGCGGTGATGATTTAAAAGCTTTGCTAAGCTGGAAAACAAATACATCAAAGGATGTTGCTTATTTTTCCGTGCAAAGAAGCACAGATGGTGATAATTTCAGAGAGATACAGAGAATAATGCCATCACCAGGAAACCTGTACAGCATTGCAGATAATACAGCCACAGCAAAATATACTTACTATCAGCTTCAGATGGTTGATACAAAAGGAAATATAGAGTACACAGATATACAAATGCATACACGCAATATTGCGTTAGATAAGATAGTCACGAGCCTGAGCCCAAATCCAATCACCAGGCCGGGTCATTTAATGATTCAGTTCAATTCGGATATAGAAGGCAGTATGCGGGTTCAGCTATTTGGACCTGACGGACGGCTCATCAAAGAGCAGAACATGTCTGCCTCAAAAGGCATCAATAACGGACATTTTCACATGGGTGATCTTTCACCGGGATCATATTATATTCTTTGCACTTTGGGTACGAGGACGGAAAAACACACAGTGATAATGAAATAA
- a CDS encoding aspartate/glutamate racemase family protein, which produces MKTIGLIGGITWLSTIDYYRLINQMINEKIGGVSSAKILMSSVEFGEIKRLTESNDWDGLAAIISDAAQKLETAGADCILICANTMHKIADKIQSVIKIPLIHIAEETAKAVTQLQLQKVALLGTKYTMQLDFYKNKLAEKNIESIIPDTEDADYINDAIYNEMGKGIFLPERKKVFLRIINELITQGAKGIILGCTEIPILIKQNDVAVPVFDTTAIHTKAAVEFALK; this is translated from the coding sequence ATGAAAACAATCGGCCTTATTGGTGGCATTACATGGCTTTCTACAATTGATTATTATCGCCTGATCAATCAAATGATCAACGAAAAAATCGGCGGCGTTTCCTCTGCAAAAATTTTAATGAGTTCTGTTGAATTTGGAGAGATCAAAAGACTTACAGAGTCAAATGATTGGGATGGTCTTGCAGCAATCATTTCAGATGCTGCGCAAAAATTAGAAACAGCCGGCGCAGATTGCATATTGATCTGCGCAAACACCATGCATAAAATCGCAGATAAAATACAATCAGTTATAAAAATTCCGCTTATCCATATTGCAGAAGAGACTGCAAAAGCTGTTACACAATTACAATTACAAAAAGTTGCGCTGCTTGGCACCAAATACACAATGCAACTTGATTTTTACAAGAACAAGCTTGCGGAAAAAAATATTGAAAGCATAATACCAGACACAGAAGATGCCGATTACATCAACGATGCCATTTACAACGAAATGGGTAAAGGCATTTTTCTTCCCGAAAGAAAAAAAGTTTTTCTGCGCATTATAAACGAGCTTATAACTCAAGGTGCAAAGGGCATTATACTGGGCTGTACAGAAATTCCCATTCTTATAAAACAAAATGATGTTGCCGTTCCGGTTTTTGACACTACAGCAATACATACAAAAGCTGCTGTTGAATTTGCATTGAAATAA